In a single window of the Papaver somniferum cultivar HN1 chromosome 8, ASM357369v1, whole genome shotgun sequence genome:
- the LOC113306365 gene encoding wall-associated receptor kinase 1-like — translation MVSISSLSSSAEFAQAKPGCQSKCGNVTIPYPFGIGKNCSIIDLDVNIRYNIICNTSYYPAKPFPKAAGNYLEILSVSETEVRIRNSFTKFNRHFYWDVTDESDDTAAESQMNLQLLIGGLVQAVLQTDREPQLLNLDNAPLMVSYTKTKLYGIGCGLVAVLIDLVGTVDQINKECQSSCENIREGSCSGSGCCQTTVPTGLKSFIVAVNGTPTESTIGPFSGQTSGQTLTSFAMLSELEQYTFDSADLTLNTTEMHKKYENKVIVPVVLDWAVGDKTCEEAQVHPTTYACQDNSDCTDKTNDNPGYLCICRDGYEGNPYLSPECKDVKECEDQNNNPCGGICINTIGGYNCSCPNGSKGDGRKDGSGCTSDKDQLQKKEKSCQRVSRVNGGARQELYSLDSGVESTKIFTSEELEMATNRYDEAQVLGRGGHGTVYKGTLSDNRIVAIKRSNLMEQNQIQLFINEVIILTQINHRNVVKLLGCCLETEVPLLVYEYASCGTLFHHIHYKGAPEMSSLTWEIRLRIAFEIASAVAYLHSAASPPIIHGDIKSANILLDENYTAKVADFGASRLVPLDHTHINTLVQGTLGYLDPDYFNTSQLTDKSDVYSFGVVLVELLTGEKPICFERPEEQRNLATYFTSLVEDANVLELIDAQVAEDGNLEQILAVAALAQKCLKLKSKERPSMQQIAANLQGLRRVDPSGWNHRPNHNTVTAYLTSEAIDLYSTPLSSTDGSSLETSMTVSTDIAR, via the exons ATGGTATCTATATCATCATTGTCATCATCAGCTGAATTCGCACAAGCAAAACCCGGTTGCCAATCGAAATGTGGTAATGTTACCATTCCATACCCATTTGGTATAGGTAAGAATTGCTCCATCATTGATTTAGATGTCAATATCAGATACAACATCATCTGTAATACTTCTTATTATCCTGCTAAACCCTTTCCGAAAGCAGCTGGTAATTACCTTGAAATTTTAAGTGTCTCAGAGACGGAAGTTCGCATCAGAAATTCCTTCACTAAGTTCAATCGTCACTTCTACTGGGATGTTACAGATGAATCAGATGATACGGCTGCTGAATCTCAAATGAATTTACAACTTTTGATTGGAGGTCTTGTGCAGGCAGTCCTTCAAACAGATAGAGAACCCCAACTTCTCAACCTGGATAATGCCCCATTAATGGTATCATATACTAAAACCAAGTTGTATGGGATTGGGTGCGGTTTGGTTGCTGTTCTCATTGATCTCGTAGGGACAGTGGATCAGATAAACAAAGAGTGCCAATCAAGCTGTGAGAATATCAGAGAAGGATCTTGCAGCGGCAGTGGGTGTTGCCAGACAACTGTTCCAACGGGCTTGAAATCATTTATCGTGGCCGTGAACGGAACTCCTACCGAGAGTACTATTGGTCCTTTTTCAGGTCAAACTTCAGGTCAAACTTTGACCAGCTTTGCCATGCTGTCTGAGCTAGAGCAGTATACATTTGATTCTGCAGATCTTACTCTGAATACCACAGAAATGCATAAGAAATATGAGAATAAGGTCATAGTACCGGTGGTGCTCGATTGGGCCGTAGGAGATAAGACTTGTGAAGAAGCACAAGTTCACCCAACAACATATGCATGCCAGGATAACAGTGATTGTACTGACAAAACCAATGATAATCCTGGATACCTCTGCATCTGTCGTGATGGTTACGAGGGAAATCCTTACCTTAGTCCTGAATGCAAAG ACGTGAAAGAGTGCGAGGATCAAAACAACAATCCTTGTGGAGGAATTTGTATAAATACAATAGGAGGTTACAATTGTTCTTGTCCGAACGGGAGTAAGGGTGATGGGAGGAAAGACGGCAGTGGTTGCACTTCTGACAAAGATCAattgcaaaaaaaagaaaaatcctgtCAAAGAGTTTCCCGTGTTAATGGTGGTGCTCG GCAAGAGTTATATTCACTCGACAGTGGTGTTGAATCAACAAAAATATTCACATCAGAAGAATTAGAAATGGCAACCAACAGATACGACGAGGCTCAAGTCCTTGGACGAGGAGGCCACGGTACAGTTTACAAGGGAACTCTATCTGACAATCGTATAGTTGCCATCAAGAGGTCTAATCTAATGGAACAAAATCAGATCCAGCTATTTATAAATGAGGTAATTATTTTAACTCAAATTAATCACCGTAATGTGGTGAAACTCTTGGGTTGCTGTTTAGAAACTGAAGTTCCCTTGCTTGTTTACGAGTACGCATCTTGTGGCACCCTTTTCCATCATATCCATTACAAGGGTGCTCCTGAGATGTCCTCCTTGACTTGGGAAATTCGTTTGAGGATTGCGTTCGAAATTGCAAGTGCAGTTGCGTATCTACATTCTGCTGCTTCTCCACCTATCATTCACGGGGATATAAAATCTGCCAACATATTACTGGATGAAAATTACACAGCAAAAGTTGCTGACTTTGGAGCATCAAGGTTGGTTCCGCTGGATCACACTCATATAAACACACTCGTCCAAGGGACTTTAGGATATCTGGATCCGGATTACTTCAACACAAGTCAATTAACTGATAAAAGTGATGTTTATAGTTTCGGTGTGGTTCTTGTAGAACTCTTAACAGGTGAAAAACCAATTTGCTTTGAAAGACCAGAAGAACAAAGAAATCTTGCAACCTACTTCACTTCATTGGTGGAAGACGCTAATGTCCTTGAACTTATTGATGCACAAGTAGCAGAAGATGGGAACCTAGAGCAAATCCTTGCAGTGGCAGCATTGGCACAGAAATGTCTCAAGTTAAAGAGTAAAGAGAGGCCTAGCATGCAACAAATAGCAGCGAATCTTCAAGGTTTGAGAAGGGTAGATCCATCCGGATGGAATCATCGACCAAATCATAACACGGTTACGGCATACTTAACATCTGAGGCAATTGATCTGTATAGTACACCACTAAGCTCCACTGATGGTTCTAGCTTGGAGACGAGTATGACAGTCTCTACGGATATTGCAAGATAA